The following coding sequences lie in one Miscanthus floridulus cultivar M001 chromosome 9, ASM1932011v1, whole genome shotgun sequence genomic window:
- the LOC136484062 gene encoding DEAD-box ATP-dependent RNA helicase 52C-like translates to MASSRTSCADVADAEPALPPPVTAPSPAAASNGPARSSYVPPHLRNRPAATAAAAAAAAPASYAPPPRSTADLLSRPTAAGGFGGGRPRGRWDREPDPFADSDPAPTSLSAADTPFEEHQNTGINFDAYENIPVETSGRDVPPPVSTFAEIDLGEALNDNIRRCKYVRPTPVQRHAIPISLAGRDLMACAQTGSGKTAAFCFPIISGIMKGPPAGRPQRGGGMGMRTAYPSALILSPTRELSTQIHEEARKFSYQTGVRVVVAYGGAPITQQLRELERGVDILVATPGRLVDMLERARVSLQSIRYLALDEADRMLDMGFEPQVRRIVEQMDMPLPGVRQTMLFSATFPKEIQKMASDFLDNYIFLAVGRVGSSTDLIAQRVEFVQEADKRSHLMDLLHAQRDTGKQTLTLVFVGTKRGADSLESWLCMNGFPATSIHGDRNQQEREYALRSFKSGQTPILVATDVAARGLDIPHVAHVVNFDLPNDIDDYVHRIGRTGRAGKSGLATAFFNDNNSSLARSLADLMQESNQEVPAWILRYAARPSYGGGGSNRRSGGGGRFGGRDFRNDSSSFGKGGSRGGGDYYGGGSSGSYGGGSSYGGGGYGGGAGAPSAWD, encoded by the exons atggcgtccTCCCGCACCTCCTGTGccgacgtcgccgacgccgagccCGCCCTGCCTCCGCCCGTCACCGCCCCCTCCCCGGCCGCCGCATCCAACGGCCCCGCCCGCTCCTCTTACGTCCCGCCCCACCTCCGCAAccgccccgccgccaccgccgccgccgccgccgccgccgcgcccgcctcctacgccccgccgccgcgctccACCGCCGACCTCCTCTCCCGCCCCACCGCCGCCGGCGGATTCGGCGGGGGCCGTCCCCGCGGGCGGTGGGACCGGGAGCCGGACCCGTTCGCGGACTCCgacccggcccccacctccctctCCGCCGCCGACACCCCGTTCGAGGAGCACCAGAACACGGGGATCAACTTCGACGCGTACGAGAACATCCCGGTGGAGACGTCCGGCCGCGACGTCCCTCCCCCCGTCTCGACCTTCGCGGAGATCGACCTCGGCGAGGCGCTCAACGACAACATCCGCCGGTGCAAGTACGTGCGCCCCACGCCCGTGCAGCGCCACGCCATCCCGATCTCGCTGGCGGGGCGGGACCTCATGGCCTGCGCGCAGACGGGGTCCGGGAAGACGGCGGCGTTCTGCTTCCCCATCATCAGCGGCATCATGAAGGGCCCGCCTGCGGGGAGGCCGCAGCGGGGTGGGGGGATGGGGATGAGGACCGCTTACCCGTCCGCGCTCATACTGTCGCCTACTAGAGAGCTCTCCACGCAG ATTCATGAAGAGGCGAGGAAATTTTCGTATCAGACTGGTGTTAGGGTAGTTGTTGCTTATGGAGGAGCGCCAATTACTCAGCAG TTAAGAGAGCTTGAGAGGGGTGTTGACATTCTTGTGGCTACCCCTGGCCGACTGGTTGATATGTTGGAAAGGGCAAGAGTATCTTTGCAGTCAATTAGATACCTTGCTCTTGATGAGGCAGATAGAATGCTTGATATGGGTTTTGAACCACAAGTTAGAAGAATTGTTGAGCAAATGGACATGCCTCTTCCAGGTGTCAGGCAGACAATGTTGTTTAGTGCGACGTTCCCAAAAGAGATCCAG AAAATGGCATCGGATTTCCTGGATAACTACATCTTCCTGGCTGTTGGAAGAGTTGGGTCGAGTACTGATTTGATTGCCCAGAGAGTTGAGTTTGTGCAGGAGGCAGATAAAAGAAGCCACCTGATGGATCTTCTTCATGCACAAAGAGATACAGGAAAG CAAACTCTCACGCTTGTCTTTGTGGGAACAAAGAGGGGTGCTGATTCATTGGAAAGTTGGTTGTGCATGAATGGGTTTCCAGCTACTTCTATTCATGGAGATAGAAACCAGCag GAAAGAGAATATGCTTTGAGATCCTTCAAGAGTGGGCAAACTCCTATTTTAGTTGCAACTGATGTGGCAGCTCGGGGCCTTGACATTCCTCATGTTGCTCATGTTGTGAACTTTGATCTCCCCAATGATATTGATGACTACGTACACAGGATTGGAAGAACTGGAAGAGCTGGGAAGAGCGGACTTGCAACTGCCTTCTTCAATGATAATAACTCATCACTGGCAAGATCTCTTGCTGACCTAATGCAAGAATCTAACCAAGAAGTACCGGCATGGATCTTGCGCTATGCAGCTCGTCCTTCTTATGGTGGTGGTGGGAGTAACCGGCGATCAGGTGGAGGGGGCCGCTTTGGTGGCCGTGACTTCCGCAATGATTCTTCCTCATTTGGCAAGGGGGGATCTCGAGGTGGTGGTGACTACTACGGTGGAGGCAGCAGTGGTAGTTATGGTGGTGGCTCCTCATATGGTGGTGGTGGATACGGTGGTGGAGCTGGGGCTCCGAGTGCCTGGGATTAA